One Babesia bovis T2Bo chromosome 4 map unlocalized Chr4_1, whole genome shotgun sequence genomic window carries:
- a CDS encoding putative 40S ribosomal protein S18 has translation MAIQITASDQFQHILRILNTNVDGRQKVTVALTAIRGIGRRMATVVCKVAGIDVTKRAGELTTDEINKVVTIISSPADVMIPAWFLNRQKDYKEGKNLHNTANMLDTCLRDDLERMKKMRLHRGLRHYWGLRTRGQHTKSTGRHGKTVGVVKKK, from the coding sequence ATGGCGATTCAGATTACCGCATCGGACCAGTTCCAGCACATCCTTCGTATCCTCAACACCAACGTTGACGGTCGTCAGAAGGTCACTGTGGCTCTTACTGCAATCAGGGGTATCGGACGTCGTATGGCCACCGTTGTATGCAAGGTAGCCGGTATCGATGTAACTAAGAGGGCTGGTGAGCTCACCACTGATGAGATCAACAAGGTTGTAACTATCATCAGTTCCCCTGCTGACGTTATGATTCCAGCCTGGTTCCTTAACAGGCAGAAGGACTACAAGGAGGGTAAGAATCTCCACAACACTGCTAACATGCTTGACACTTGCTTGCGTGATGACTTGGAGCGCATGAAGAAGATGCGTCTTCACAGGGGTCTCAGGCACTACTGGGGACTCAGGACTCGTGGTCAGCACACCAAGAGTACCGGTCGTCACGGCAAGACTGTTGGTGTCGTTAAGAAGAAGTGA
- a CDS encoding putative 60S ribosomal protein L11 yields the protein MTQENVMRDIQIAKLVLNVGVGESGDRLTRAGKVLEQLTDQKPVFSKCRFTIRSLGVRRNEKIACHVTVRGKKALELLERGLKVKEYELKSENFSNTGNFGFGIQEHIDLGLKYDPSTGIYGMDFYVQLIRPGYRVTKRRKCKSKIGKQHKVTKEDAMKWFQEKFDGIIFN from the exons ATGACGCAAGAGAATGTTATGCGCGACATCCAAATCGCCAAGCTCGTCCTCAACGTTGGTGTCGGTGAG TCTGGAGACAGGCTTACACGTGCTGGGAAGGTGTTGGAGCAGTTGACTGACCAAAAGCCCGTTTTCTCTAAATGCCGTTTCACCATCAGGTCACTTGGTGTCAGGAGGAATGAAAAGATCGCTTGCCACGTTACCGTTCGCGGTAAGAAGGCGTTGGAGCTCCTTGAGCGTGGTCTCAAGGTTAAGGAATATGAACTGAAGAGCGAGAACTTCTCGAACACCGGTAACTTCGGCTTCGGTATTCAGGAACACATTGATCTTGGTCTTAAGTACGACCCTTCCACCGGTATTTACGGTATGGATTTCTACGTACAGCTTATTAGGCCGGGTTACCGTGTTACCAAGCGCAGGAAGTGCAAGTCCAAGATCGGAAAGCAACACAAGGTTACCAAAGAGGATGCCATGAAATGGTTTCAGGAGAAGTTCGACGGTATCATCTTTAACTGA
- a CDS encoding Actin family protein, protein MDPSAYAALPRAVVDNGSGLLKFSLASSVKPPFVLPNCIGHPKRKFTSQNLADGSASGGDDHGAIGDGCYSLWEYFCLRPFSDGMLYEPNRQRNIWKKVMGNPHIQINGSPANLLGVNPATTALLITEPNMSPAMCRQTMAEMIFEDLGFSLAAIITSQAASNFYYTQVTQQKRGLSPDLALSTVPKSGARQENRSKCCLVLDCGFGATHSVPFVEGKPIQRAALRSNIGGSHLNAYLKNVSAIRTINLEFNELMVQHMKEESCYVSLDFDLELRAAARLRTVRGHQCLLHEYKLPLFTAKNKNHVIKHFMSHGPMTEPLLNESRRHVVHKLANHEPLCPSDLELLGVKQEPEPDEVTQSQDSAWSNTELDNSVDDKNKNQVATLGVERFQIPELLFNPQDLGLEECGIAELAHRTIILSPPCIQRDLANNILLTGGSTKFPGFERRLHDELCKLLPAEWDVQIHSSLDRALTSFYGARMFAKDDSTFLEAAITRNYYLEHGGIYPRR, encoded by the coding sequence ATGGACCCCTCTGCTTACGCAGCGCTCCCTAGAGCAGTGGTAGATAACGGTTCTGGCTTGCTTAAGTTTTCACTCGCTTCTAGTGTCAAGCCGCCGTTTGTATTGCCAAACTGTATTGGACATCCTAAGCGTAAATTCACTTCTCAAAACCTTGCCGACGGAAGTGCTTCTGGCGGGGATGACCATGGCGCTATTGGTGACGGCTGCTATAGTCTATGGGAATATTTCTGCTTAAGACCATTTTCCGATGGGATGCTATACGAGCCAAATAGGCAGCGGAACATATGGAAGAAGGTTATGGGCAACCCTCATATACAGATAAATGGGTCCCCTGCGAATCTGCTAGGGGTCAATCCCGCCACTACTGCTTTACTCATTACTGAGCCTAACATGTCGCCGGCTATGTGTCGGCAGACCATGGCGGAGATGATATTTGAGGACCTTGGGTTTTCTTTGGCGGCCATCATCACATCGCAGGCTGCCAGTAACTTTTACTACACTCAGGTTACCCAGCAGAAGCGTGGTCTATCACCTGATTTGGCGCTTAGTACTGTGCCGAAATCTGGCGCAAGACAGGAAAACAGATCCAAATGCTGCCTTGTGTTAGATTGCGGGTTCGGTGCCACGCACTCCGTCCCTTTCGTGGAGGGCAAACCTATACAGCGTGCTGCCTTACGCAGTAACATTGGCGGGTCACATCTCAATGCTTACCTCAAGAACGTATCTGCTATACGCACTATAAACCTGGAGTTTAACGAACTGATGGTACAGCACATGAAGGAGGAATCCTGTTACGTCTCATTGGATTTCGACCTTGAGTTACGTGCTGCAGCTCGATTGCGCACCGTTAGGGGACACCAGTGCTTACTGCATGAGTACAAGCTGCCGTTGTTCACAGCTAAGAATAAAAACCATGTAATCAAACACTTCATGTCCCATGGTCCTATGACCGAGCCTCTGCTGAACGAGTCACGGCGACACGTTGTGCATAAACTGGCCAACCATGAACCGTTGTGTCCAAGTGATCTTGAACTTTTGGGTGTAAAACAGGAACCCGAGCCTGATGAAGTTACGCAAAGCCAGGATTCAGCATGGTCAAATACGGAACTGGATAACTCAGTTGACGACAAGAACAAGAACCAAGTGGCTACCCTGGGTGTAGAACGCTTCCAAATACCAGAGTTACTATTTAACCCTCAGGATCTGGGTCTAGAAGAGTGTGGCATAGCTGAGCTGGCACATCGGACTATAATTCTATCACCACCGTGTATACAACGTGATCTCGCAAACAATATTCTGTTAACTGGCGGCAGTACTAAGTTTCCTGGGTTTGAACGGAGACTGCATGACGAGTTATGCAAGCTGCTACCGGCGGAGTGGGATGTCCAAATACATTCATCGTTAGACCGTGCGTTAACTTCTTTTTACGGCGCCAGAATGTTTGCTAAAGACGATTCCACGTTCCTGGAGGCTGCTATTACCAGGAACTACTACCTCGAGCACGGTGGAATCTACCCTAGGAGGTGA
- a CDS encoding LEM3 (ligand-effect modulator 3) / CDC50 family protein translates to MKGLVVALTPKGANGVIATAALSLFMLGIALMIGCRDLPQCELPYDFAPNTKGVVAFTPDVCPKLRMPLKGTYGLYYKLDGYYQNHKEYRRSVDYNQLYGNILTKPSDLTSCGSYLQDFDGKIFHPCGAVARTVFTDRYMIYHDEAMQHPIELDESRYTICSRNGAHWLFRNPTDKQRRENYSRVNFWLQSTKMRQALNMDKPDVGEGVENAHFINWIEPSSTSTFKKLYGVFYGSRETTALYVSVEVSFPIESVVRKSLVVEQASFLTSMGYTMGVCYVVVAVIIFVMGLMGIIHTYINMLTKPKLSHHSHHSHGHSHGHGHSHGHGHGHGDGFCHGHDNDNQGHGHGHSHGHGDGLCHGHDNDDHGHIEEGHGNDEHGHSHGHIDQGHDHESVDEPTPVEAHHEVSNHEEEDHEYGAEEDDHSYSGGHGCC, encoded by the exons aTGAAGGGATTAGTAGTCGCTTTGACGCCCAAAGGCGCCAACGGCGTGATCGCTACAGCAGCTCTCTCGCTGTTTATGCTGGGTATTGCCCTGATGATCGGATGCCGTGATCTGCCGCAATGTGAACTACCATATGATTTCGCACCAAACACAAAGGGTGTGGTGGCTTTTACTCCTGATGTATGCCCAAAATTGCGTATGCCTCTGAAGGGTACATATGGACTCTACTACAAGTTGGATGGATATTACCAAAATCATAAGGAATATCGTCGTAGTGTGGATTACAACCAACTATAC GGAAACATATTAACCAAGCCCAGTGATCTCACCAGTTGCGGATCCTACCTCCAAGACTTTGACGGCAAGATATTCCACCCATGCGGTGCTGTTGCACGGACTGTATTCACAGACCGCtacatgatatatcatgatGAGGCAATGCAGCACCCTATCGAGCTGGATGAAAGTCGTTACACAATTTGCAGCCGTAACGGCGCACACTGGCTATTCAGAAACCCTACCGATAAGCAGCGACGTGAAAATTATTCCAGGGTAAACTTCTGGTTACAATCCACTAAGATGCGCCAAGCGCTAAATATGGACAAGCCAG ATGTCGGTGAGGGTGTTGAGAACGCACACTTCATCAACTGGATTGAACCATCGTCAACCTCTACATTCAAGAAGTTATATGGTGTCTTCTATGGATCTAGGGAAACAACTGCTCTTTACGTATCGGTGGAAGTAAGCTTCCCTATAGAATCAGTTG TTCGCAAGAGCTTGGTAGTTGAGCAGGCGTCGTTCCTAACAAGCATGGGATACACCATGGGCGTTTGCTACGTGGTGGTGGCAGTGATTATCTTTGTAATGGGATTGATGGGAATAATACATACATACATCAACATGCTCACCAAGCCCAAACTTTCACATCATTCACACCATTCCCACGGGCACAGCCATGGACATGGACACAGTCATGGGCACGGACATGGACATGGTGACGGATTCTGCCATGGACACGATAATGACAACCAAGGACATGGTCATGGACATAGTCACGGGCATGGTGATGGTTTATGTCATGGACATGATAATGATGATCACGGGCATATTGAAGAGGGCCATGGCAATGATGAGCATGGACACAGTCACGGACATATTGACCAGGGGCATGATCATGAAAGTGTTGATGA